The Leptidea sinapis chromosome 15, ilLepSina1.1, whole genome shotgun sequence genome window below encodes:
- the LOC126968356 gene encoding probable NADH dehydrogenase [ubiquinone] 1 alpha subcomplex subunit 12 yields the protein MSNIAKYLALDKVANFFNIIKQNGGIRGSLFKLYRQDELKDGQLVGEDNYGNKYFENPRYFYGRNRWVEYSDKFYMNYDGSQVPAEWFGWLHYKTDLPPHLDPNRPKYKWMLDWNENLSGTTGQYTPYSTTRPKIEAWQPKPKSSV from the exons ATGTCTAATATCGCCAAATATTTGGCCTTAGATAAAGTAGCCAACTTCTTTAACATAATTAAACAGAATGGTGGGATTCGAGGCTCCTTGTTTAAACTTTACAG GCAAGATGAATTGAAAGATGGACAACTTGTAGGCGAGGATAACTATGGAAACAAATATTTTGAGAACCCGCGTTACTTCTATGGAAGAAATCGCTGGGTGGAGTATTCTGATAAATTTTACATGAACTATGATGGAAGTCAG GTGCCCGCAGAATGGTTTGGATGGCTTCATTACAAAACTGATTTACCCCCACATTTG gaCCCTAACAGGCCCAAGTACAAATGGATGCTAGATTGGAATGAAAACCTGTCCGGAACTACGGGTCAGTACACTCCATACAGCACAACACGGCCGAAAATTGAGGCATGGCAACCCAAGCCAAAAAGCAGCGTTTAA